From the genome of Pseudomonadota bacterium, one region includes:
- a CDS encoding LLM class flavin-dependent oxidoreductase, whose amino-acid sequence MKFGNFLFPQCPDPESDERVIDETVMEAKLCDELGMDSVWLAEHHFDGNCAYVDPISFAAAIAATTEQIKIGFAVAQMSLHHPIRLAEQISMIDNLSKGRLIVGLGRGTAYNIYDYLGFGIDPDEAYERLLEAEEIMVKAWTTEDFSFKGKYWDIWLPALRPRVYSKPHPFMIRACSGEEAMLGQAREGKPFLMNVQSVDVIQQRMDLYRSTMAEAGYDDARIQTCVDQTWIWKNIFVADTDEEAERIGLPLFEGQRDHRMAMRKEVYEARGLTLDKSMETGAAPKKAAARNVTKHSLLCGSPATVAEQVAEIDAVGVGGLILQFRLGAASHDVVENSIRLFMDKVAPEIGQKKAA is encoded by the coding sequence ATGAAATTTGGCAATTTTCTTTTTCCTCAATGCCCAGACCCAGAAAGTGACGAGCGTGTCATTGACGAAACTGTAATGGAAGCGAAGCTCTGTGACGAATTGGGTATGGACTCAGTTTGGTTAGCAGAACACCACTTTGATGGTAACTGCGCATATGTGGATCCAATAAGCTTTGCTGCTGCGATTGCGGCAACTACAGAACAAATTAAAATAGGGTTTGCTGTTGCTCAGATGTCATTGCATCATCCTATACGGCTAGCTGAGCAGATTTCTATGATCGATAACCTGAGTAAAGGCCGATTAATTGTTGGTCTGGGGCGTGGCACAGCATACAATATTTATGATTATCTAGGGTTTGGGATAGATCCTGATGAAGCCTATGAGCGCTTGTTGGAGGCAGAAGAAATCATGGTCAAGGCCTGGACAACTGAAGATTTTAGTTTCAAAGGAAAATATTGGGATATTTGGTTGCCCGCACTTAGACCGAGGGTTTATTCTAAGCCTCATCCTTTCATGATACGTGCATGTTCCGGTGAAGAGGCGATGCTAGGCCAAGCCCGTGAGGGCAAGCCTTTCCTCATGAATGTACAATCTGTCGATGTTATCCAGCAGCGCATGGATCTTTACAGATCAACCATGGCGGAGGCAGGTTATGATGATGCCCGTATACAAACTTGCGTTGATCAAACGTGGATTTGGAAAAATATTTTCGTTGCCGATACAGATGAGGAAGCCGAGCGAATTGGCCTTCCTCTATTTGAAGGACAGCGCGATCACCGTATGGCTATGCGGAAAGAGGTATATGAGGCTCGTGGCCTAACTCTCGATAAAAGCATGGAAACAGGTGCAGCACCCAAAAAGGCTGCTGCCCGTAATGTTACTAAACACAGTTTACTTTGTGGTTCGCCGGCCACAGTAGCAGAGCAAGTCGCAGAAATTGATGCTGTCGGTGTTGGGGGCCTTATTCTGCAGTTCCGTTTGGGGGCAGCGTCACATGATGTTGTTGAGAATAGCATTCGACTATTCATGGATAAGGTTGCTCCTGAAATAGGACAAAAAAAGGCGGCCTAA
- a CDS encoding DUF3429 domain-containing protein — protein MVGNKSQVTVRRLIYGLGVAGLVPFCLLGLFPNFAKISFEPLSGLVVYGALILSFLGGAVWGLSLHSVETFPRKYPFLIIAVAPSLLGWVCVFLPIRYGVFALICFFTLMLLIDFALYRVGQIESWYIKFRLYLTIAVISILATATFG, from the coding sequence ATGGTTGGAAACAAATCACAGGTAACAGTGCGTAGATTAATATACGGGCTCGGCGTCGCAGGGCTGGTACCATTTTGTTTGTTAGGACTTTTCCCGAACTTTGCAAAAATATCGTTTGAACCTTTATCGGGACTTGTAGTTTACGGAGCTCTAATTCTGTCGTTCCTTGGTGGGGCCGTTTGGGGGTTATCACTTCACTCGGTCGAAACATTTCCACGAAAATACCCTTTCCTAATCATTGCAGTAGCGCCGTCTCTTCTCGGTTGGGTATGTGTGTTTTTACCCATAAGATATGGGGTTTTCGCTTTAATTTGTTTTTTCACGTTGATGCTATTAATAGATTTTGCTCTTTATCGTGTCGGTCAAATTGAGAGCTGGTATATAAAATTTCGCCTTTACCTAACAATTGCTGTTATTAGCATTCTCGCAACTGCTACTTTTGGTTGA
- a CDS encoding lipocalin family protein, with the protein MNDYAPLKSLCYLYGFLLVFLLAGCNQIPVGLEAVTPFDVQRYKGHWYEVMRLDNRFERGLSHVTATYDLRNDGTVSVLNRGFNSANCEWEEARGVAVFQEKKTVGSLSVSFFWPFSGGYHVIGLDRKNYHFALVSGSSRNYLWILSREPILAAGIRQKLIEKARKLGFPVSELVMVEHGDRQCKNRSGPKA; encoded by the coding sequence ATGAATGATTATGCTCCATTGAAATCACTATGTTATCTATATGGTTTTTTGCTGGTGTTTCTTTTGGCAGGGTGTAATCAGATCCCTGTCGGTTTAGAGGCCGTCACGCCCTTCGATGTTCAGCGTTACAAAGGTCACTGGTATGAAGTTATGCGACTTGACAACAGGTTTGAGCGCGGCCTCAGCCATGTGACAGCAACTTACGACTTGCGCAACGACGGGACGGTAAGCGTGTTAAACCGCGGTTTTAATAGTGCCAATTGTGAATGGGAGGAAGCCAGGGGAGTCGCTGTTTTTCAGGAAAAAAAAACTGTTGGTAGCCTTTCAGTTTCCTTCTTTTGGCCTTTTAGTGGTGGCTATCACGTCATTGGTCTTGACCGTAAGAACTACCACTTTGCTCTTGTTTCGGGGTCATCCCGAAACTACTTATGGATCCTTTCTAGGGAACCAATTTTGGCAGCGGGTATACGACAAAAGCTTATCGAGAAAGCGCGGAAACTTGGGTTCCCTGTCAGTGAGTTGGTCATGGTGGAGCATGGCGATCGACAGTGTAAAAACCGCTCAGGGCCCAAGGCTTAG
- a CDS encoding hydantoinase B/oxoprolinase family protein, producing MVDLGAKGAGERFDPITLEIFWSRLISIADESAAALLRTSFSTIVRESNDFGTVLMDANGDSLSENTGGIPSFAGILPVTLKHFLAKFPQATWKPGDCVITNDPWLATGHLPDITMVMPVFWNGQLVGFSGSIAHSPDIGGSLWSADCRELFEEGLCIPPLKFLKEGELNKDVEEMIVCNVRLPEQVLGDLNAQVTANQVCGRRLIEFLEDSGLDDLSLLSKSLLTRAETAMRNAIEEVPDGSYHASLDADGFDEDETHIECAVTVKGSSIEIDYSGTSKQINRGLNTVMNYTHAYSAYPIKCALDPLTPRNEGSYRPISVVAPEGSILNPTRPAPCNARQLTGHMLAGVIYAALAQAVPSKVIADSGSAPSMRAIFSGLNPKGNRFTQILFASGGMGARPTKDGISTIAFPTNAGAGSIEAFESVAPLIVWQKEFRADSGGAGTYRGGLGQVCEIESRALEPLQLSLLSDRWRHPAVGILGGLEGAKSHISFSDGTVPHQKSRTVIEPGIRLKMIYAGGGGYGDPTQRERGRVCEDVKNGYVTAAAARRLYGEGG from the coding sequence ATGGTTGATCTTGGTGCGAAAGGTGCCGGAGAAAGGTTCGACCCAATAACACTTGAAATATTTTGGAGTAGGCTCATTTCAATTGCAGATGAGTCCGCGGCAGCCTTACTTAGAACATCTTTTTCAACCATCGTTCGAGAATCAAATGACTTTGGCACCGTTTTGATGGACGCCAATGGCGATTCACTCAGCGAAAATACGGGGGGTATACCGTCTTTCGCTGGAATTCTTCCTGTAACACTTAAACATTTCCTTGCCAAATTTCCCCAGGCAACATGGAAACCCGGAGATTGTGTGATAACCAATGACCCTTGGTTGGCCACTGGTCACTTGCCCGATATTACAATGGTAATGCCAGTCTTTTGGAATGGTCAGTTGGTTGGTTTCTCGGGTTCAATTGCTCATTCTCCTGATATTGGAGGTTCGTTATGGTCTGCAGATTGTCGCGAACTTTTCGAAGAGGGTCTTTGTATCCCACCACTTAAGTTTTTGAAAGAAGGAGAGCTTAATAAGGACGTTGAAGAGATGATTGTTTGCAACGTGCGGCTGCCCGAGCAAGTACTGGGCGATCTCAACGCACAGGTCACAGCGAACCAGGTCTGTGGGCGCCGTCTCATAGAATTTTTGGAGGATTCCGGACTGGATGATCTTTCCCTTCTTTCAAAATCTTTGCTTACCCGAGCAGAAACGGCTATGCGAAACGCTATTGAAGAAGTGCCGGATGGAAGCTACCACGCTTCCCTTGATGCGGATGGGTTTGACGAGGATGAAACTCACATCGAGTGCGCAGTTACTGTGAAGGGCTCTAGTATCGAGATTGATTACAGCGGAACATCAAAACAAATCAATCGCGGCCTCAACACAGTTATGAATTACACACACGCATATTCTGCATATCCAATCAAATGTGCACTTGACCCACTCACGCCTAGAAATGAGGGATCATACCGTCCAATTAGCGTTGTGGCTCCAGAGGGATCGATTCTAAACCCTACTCGTCCTGCACCATGTAATGCTCGCCAACTTACCGGCCATATGTTGGCCGGAGTGATTTACGCAGCATTGGCACAAGCTGTTCCATCCAAAGTTATTGCGGACAGTGGCAGCGCACCGAGTATGCGTGCAATTTTTAGTGGTCTGAACCCGAAGGGTAATAGGTTCACACAAATTTTATTTGCTAGCGGCGGGATGGGCGCACGTCCAACAAAAGATGGAATTTCAACAATTGCATTTCCAACAAATGCAGGTGCTGGCAGTATTGAGGCGTTTGAAAGTGTGGCTCCCTTGATTGTTTGGCAGAAAGAGTTTCGTGCAGACTCAGGAGGTGCTGGCACGTATCGTGGTGGTTTGGGGCAAGTGTGTGAAATAGAATCGCGCGCACTCGAGCCATTGCAGCTCTCTTTATTATCAGATCGATGGCGCCATCCAGCAGTCGGCATTTTGGGTGGGCTGGAGGGGGCAAAAAGCCATATAAGCTTTAGTGATGGAACGGTACCTCATCAAAAATCACGCACAGTAATAGAGCCGGGCATAAGACTAAAAATGATATACGCTGGCGGTGGAGGCTACGGAGATCCCACGCAACGTGAACGTGGACGAGTGTGTGAAGACGTAAAAAATGGTTATGTCACTGCTGCGGCAGCTAGGCGTCTTTATGGGGAAGGCGGATGA
- a CDS encoding FCD domain-containing protein: protein MKVNSKLKLIRPTSLASVVQAEIERRIVDGEVAPGDRINENSMAAEMGISRGPIREACSALVKAGLLEFIVNRGCFVRVVSTHEARDLYVLRASLMRLAGQLLAARITDQEIKVLSKMVEEMAIAAAIEDFQGYYSVNRTFHDSIVEFVNNKRLREICNGLDKELHLYRTQSISRSLKESDREHKEIMAALASRDSEKAGEALASHIHNSMARFFSVTTSGRVATISAAVTGAKI, encoded by the coding sequence ATGAAAGTAAATTCGAAACTCAAGTTAATCAGGCCGACGTCACTGGCCAGTGTGGTGCAGGCGGAAATCGAGCGTCGCATTGTAGACGGTGAAGTTGCTCCTGGTGACCGCATAAATGAAAATTCAATGGCCGCTGAAATGGGTATTAGTCGCGGACCGATCAGGGAAGCTTGTAGCGCACTTGTTAAAGCTGGATTGCTCGAATTCATTGTTAATCGCGGTTGTTTTGTGCGCGTCGTATCAACGCATGAAGCAAGAGATCTTTATGTCTTAAGAGCCTCATTGATGAGGTTAGCGGGTCAATTGCTTGCCGCGCGCATTACCGACCAAGAGATTAAAGTGCTAAGTAAAATGGTGGAGGAAATGGCAATAGCGGCCGCTATTGAAGACTTTCAGGGGTACTATAGTGTTAACCGAACTTTTCATGATTCAATTGTTGAATTCGTCAACAATAAGCGTCTACGCGAAATATGTAACGGCCTCGACAAGGAGCTACACCTCTATCGTACTCAAAGTATTTCCCGCAGTTTGAAGGAGTCCGATCGGGAGCATAAAGAAATAATGGCAGCTCTCGCATCCCGTGACTCAGAGAAAGCTGGAGAAGCTTTAGCGTCTCATATCCATAATAGTATGGCTAGATTTTTTTCGGTCACTACCTCTGGCCGTGTGGCAACAATATCTGCAGCTGTAACAGGAGCAAAAATATGA
- a CDS encoding hydantoinase/oxoprolinase family protein, translated as MKKRIRIGVDVGGTFTDFVLVDEERDQIFTGKQLTTPSDPSAAILDGVGRLLSDAGVSPAAVDNIVHGTTLITNTIIERTGAKVGLVSTLGHRDTLEMAKEIRYDLYDLFIESPPSLVPRFLRESVAERISADGEILLEFDEEGFKNSLRKLVQEENIEALAICLMHSYRNPVHERLAKKIVSKLYKDLPITLSSDVAPEIREFERASTACANAYVQPLMQSYLKKLEKRLNALGHDGTLYIMLSGGGITTVRDAEAYPIRLIESGPAAGAMAASYYSTLTDTKNLISYDMGGTTAKMCLIDNNRPDRKYDFEAGRVRRFAKGSGLPLKVSVVDMIEIGAGGGSLASVDQMGLLKVGPRSAGSQPGPVCYGLGGKDPAVTDADLYLGYLNPDYFLGGQMTLNLERVEKSIEETLAKPLGLTVLEAAVGIHNVVNENMAAATRMHLAEKGRDPRKYDMIAFGGAGPVHACHMARLLKLDNVIVPLGAGVTSALGFLVAAPAVDYVRSYVARLEQINWEYLNQLFCDMEDEARSLLIEAGAANEDITFERNADMRHVGQGFEIPVPVPDGKLSGSHIDELRLNFFDSYRNLFERTVTDIAIETMSWRLAATASIPKIALNFKGQKGSVDNKLKGQRSVFFSETGFAPCNVYNRYAFFEGDTVEGPAIIEERESTTVMPPGTRARIDESLNLRIELNA; from the coding sequence ATGAAAAAACGCATTCGCATCGGTGTTGATGTTGGGGGCACCTTTACTGATTTCGTTCTTGTTGATGAGGAACGCGATCAGATTTTTACAGGCAAGCAGTTGACCACACCTTCAGATCCTAGCGCTGCAATCCTAGATGGTGTGGGCCGTCTGCTATCAGACGCAGGAGTGTCTCCAGCGGCCGTAGACAATATCGTGCATGGAACTACCTTAATCACAAATACGATTATTGAGCGGACCGGTGCAAAAGTTGGGTTGGTAAGTACCCTTGGGCATCGTGACACTCTCGAAATGGCCAAAGAGATCCGTTACGACCTGTATGATCTGTTCATTGAGTCACCACCTTCGCTAGTGCCAAGGTTTCTCCGGGAGAGTGTTGCGGAACGTATTTCGGCAGATGGAGAAATTCTGCTTGAGTTTGATGAAGAGGGATTTAAGAATTCCTTGAGAAAACTTGTGCAGGAAGAAAACATAGAGGCATTAGCTATTTGCCTCATGCACTCGTATCGCAATCCAGTCCATGAGCGGTTAGCAAAGAAGATTGTCAGTAAACTGTACAAAGATTTGCCTATCACACTTTCGTCCGATGTGGCGCCGGAGATTCGTGAATTTGAGCGGGCGAGTACTGCGTGTGCTAACGCATATGTACAACCGTTAATGCAGAGTTACCTAAAGAAGCTTGAGAAGAGATTAAATGCGCTAGGACATGATGGCACCCTCTATATCATGTTGTCTGGGGGAGGGATTACTACAGTAAGGGATGCTGAGGCATACCCCATTCGGTTGATTGAATCAGGTCCTGCTGCAGGTGCAATGGCAGCATCGTATTACAGTACACTAACAGATACTAAGAATCTGATATCGTATGATATGGGTGGTACCACTGCCAAAATGTGCCTCATTGATAACAACAGGCCTGACCGAAAATATGACTTTGAGGCCGGCCGAGTTCGTCGTTTTGCTAAAGGGTCGGGTTTACCACTGAAAGTGTCAGTGGTGGATATGATTGAAATTGGTGCAGGAGGGGGTAGTTTGGCATCTGTAGATCAGATGGGATTACTGAAGGTAGGGCCACGTAGTGCCGGTTCCCAGCCAGGTCCAGTTTGTTATGGGCTAGGTGGCAAAGATCCTGCAGTGACTGATGCGGATTTATACTTAGGCTATTTAAATCCGGACTATTTTTTGGGTGGTCAGATGACACTCAATTTGGAGAGAGTAGAAAAATCAATAGAAGAAACATTAGCAAAGCCGTTAGGACTAACTGTTTTGGAGGCGGCTGTTGGTATTCATAATGTTGTAAATGAAAATATGGCTGCCGCAACACGAATGCACCTTGCTGAAAAAGGCCGTGACCCACGTAAATACGATATGATCGCATTCGGTGGTGCCGGACCTGTTCACGCTTGCCATATGGCGCGTTTGCTCAAATTAGATAATGTTATTGTGCCATTGGGGGCGGGCGTTACGTCCGCTTTAGGGTTTTTAGTAGCTGCACCCGCTGTTGATTATGTTCGCAGCTACGTAGCGCGATTAGAACAAATAAACTGGGAATATTTAAATCAGTTGTTCTGCGATATGGAGGATGAGGCGAGGTCACTCCTAATAGAAGCTGGCGCAGCTAACGAAGATATTACGTTCGAACGTAACGCCGACATGCGGCATGTGGGGCAAGGTTTTGAAATTCCAGTTCCAGTTCCAGACGGTAAATTATCTGGGTCACATATCGACGAATTGCGTCTTAATTTTTTTGATAGTTATAGGAACCTTTTTGAGCGAACTGTCACCGATATTGCGATCGAAACTATGAGTTGGAGGCTTGCGGCGACTGCGTCAATACCAAAAATTGCTCTCAACTTTAAGGGGCAGAAAGGGTCCGTGGATAACAAACTAAAGGGCCAGCGGTCAGTTTTCTTCTCTGAAACGGGTTTTGCTCCTTGTAACGTTTATAATCGGTATGCTTTTTTTGAAGGGGATACTGTAGAGGGGCCTGCGATTATTGAAGAGCGAGAGTCCACGACTGTTATGCCGCCTGGAACACGAGCTAGAATTGATGAGAGTTTAAATTTACGGATAGAGTTAAATGCTTGA
- a CDS encoding DUF393 domain-containing protein — MIQTEVNKNPAVTLFYDGGCPMCDAEITLYKKMDKSQCMHFIDITDPSADMPPDLDKKTALSRFHVLTRDKRLLSGVLAFSEVWKQLPRWRWAGSVASQPVIREILEVGYKVFLKYVRPFMAYFIRGLRKGVNSTSTSR; from the coding sequence ATGATACAAACTGAAGTTAACAAAAACCCTGCAGTCACTCTCTTTTATGATGGTGGATGTCCGATGTGTGATGCTGAGATAACGTTATATAAAAAAATGGATAAAAGTCAGTGTATGCATTTCATTGATATCACGGATCCATCTGCTGATATGCCGCCCGATTTGGACAAAAAAACCGCCTTGTCTCGGTTCCATGTTCTTACCCGGGATAAAAGACTGTTATCTGGTGTACTAGCCTTCTCGGAAGTTTGGAAGCAGTTGCCGCGTTGGCGGTGGGCGGGTTCTGTTGCTTCGCAGCCTGTTATCCGGGAAATTCTTGAAGTGGGATACAAGGTTTTTTTGAAATATGTTCGGCCATTTATGGCTTATTTCATAAGGGGTCTCCGTAAAGGTGTTAATTCCACAAGCACCTCTCGTTAA
- a CDS encoding acetolactate synthase large subunit, which yields MNGAESLVSTLLRGGVDVSFANPGTSEMHYVAALDKIEGMRCVLCLFEGVATGAADGYARMAEKPAATLLHLGPGLANGIANLHNAKKARSSVVNIVGDHAIHHLKHNAPLTSDIVGLAKPVSAWVKAATTSRTVGPDGAEAIAAASAPPGQVATLILPADTAWNGDGVVGILPKISAPEQVEDAVIENAAKFIGGDHRTLILLGADALREAPLQTVAKIKAKTGVSVMAEGMNARIQRGAGRLSVDRIPYPVPQALETLSIFSQVLLVGASEPVGFFAYPHLPSQLTPENCQIETLASPGQDCLGALVALANALDADHVQPELQCLDKPQKPRGPITIDTIAAAIGALLPENAIVVDESITTGRNFFPYTSGAHPHDWLQNCGGSIGLGLPMAIGAAVACPDRKVICLESDGSGMYCPQALWTQAREGLDITTLIFANRSYNILVGELAGVGAGTPGPTATGMLSLNRPVIDWVGFAHSLGVEATRVEDSQDLCQAFERAIDVDGPSLVEVIF from the coding sequence ATGAACGGAGCCGAGAGTCTTGTTTCAACATTGCTGCGCGGTGGTGTCGATGTGTCTTTCGCCAACCCTGGCACTTCCGAAATGCATTACGTGGCTGCGCTTGATAAAATAGAAGGCATGCGATGCGTCTTATGCCTCTTTGAAGGTGTTGCTACAGGTGCCGCTGACGGATACGCGCGCATGGCTGAAAAACCGGCAGCTACCTTGCTTCATCTTGGGCCAGGTCTCGCCAATGGAATTGCGAACCTTCATAATGCGAAAAAGGCCCGTTCCTCGGTTGTTAACATAGTAGGCGACCACGCAATACACCACCTCAAGCACAATGCGCCTCTTACCTCTGATATTGTGGGGTTGGCCAAACCAGTCTCAGCTTGGGTTAAAGCTGCAACCACATCTAGAACAGTCGGACCGGACGGCGCTGAAGCAATTGCAGCTGCGAGCGCGCCACCAGGGCAGGTTGCCACTTTGATTTTACCGGCCGACACCGCCTGGAATGGAGATGGCGTCGTCGGCATACTCCCAAAAATTTCTGCACCAGAACAAGTAGAGGATGCCGTAATAGAGAATGCCGCAAAATTTATCGGTGGGGATCATAGAACACTTATTCTACTTGGAGCCGATGCATTGAGAGAGGCCCCGCTACAAACAGTTGCAAAAATTAAAGCGAAGACTGGGGTAAGCGTGATGGCCGAAGGCATGAATGCAAGAATACAACGAGGAGCTGGCCGACTGTCGGTAGATCGCATCCCATACCCAGTACCCCAAGCGCTCGAAACTTTAAGCATTTTTAGTCAAGTCCTGCTCGTGGGAGCCTCTGAACCTGTCGGCTTCTTTGCCTACCCCCACTTGCCTAGCCAACTAACCCCTGAAAACTGCCAAATAGAAACTTTAGCATCCCCTGGACAAGATTGTTTGGGGGCACTCGTGGCGCTTGCCAATGCACTGGATGCCGATCATGTACAACCGGAATTACAATGTCTTGATAAGCCACAAAAACCAAGGGGTCCAATAACCATTGACACCATTGCAGCCGCAATAGGTGCACTACTGCCTGAAAATGCTATTGTTGTGGATGAAAGTATCACTACGGGGCGAAATTTTTTCCCTTACACCTCTGGGGCACACCCACATGACTGGCTTCAAAATTGTGGGGGCTCAATTGGATTAGGTTTGCCTATGGCCATAGGCGCCGCGGTTGCTTGTCCTGATCGAAAAGTTATTTGTCTTGAAAGCGACGGAAGCGGCATGTACTGCCCCCAAGCCCTGTGGACCCAAGCACGAGAGGGACTGGATATAACAACTCTGATTTTTGCTAACCGCTCTTACAATATCCTAGTCGGTGAACTGGCCGGTGTTGGCGCAGGCACACCAGGCCCTACTGCTACTGGTATGCTAAGTCTTAACCGACCCGTGATCGATTGGGTTGGGTTTGCCCACAGTTTAGGTGTTGAAGCCACAAGGGTGGAGGATTCTCAAGACCTTTGTCAGGCTTTTGAACGTGCAATAGATGTAGATGGACCCTCGTTAGTCGAAGTTATCTTTTAG
- a CDS encoding isocitrate lyase/PEP mutase family protein, translating into MHWTKRREKFRAYLEGDKCYHPGSVYDAISARMAEDIGFEVGMFAGSVGSLSVLGLPDDIVLTLSEFAGQAYRINRAGQLPLIVDADHGYGNALNVKRTVEELETAGVAMLTIEDTELPKAFGTVGTTKLISVEEGVGKMRAALEGRQDPLLVVAGRSSAAGVNGIEDAIKRTKAYEEAGVDCMFLAGIETRSEVEAISAEVSIPLMLGSTPDEIRDLEFLGSQRVRFALQGHKPIMASIKATFETLKQLRNGVDPKDLDGASAELLAKFTCADNFKRLKKEYLG; encoded by the coding sequence ATGCACTGGACTAAACGCCGCGAAAAATTTCGCGCTTACCTTGAGGGAGATAAATGTTATCACCCTGGTTCTGTTTATGATGCCATTTCTGCGCGTATGGCTGAAGACATAGGATTTGAAGTTGGCATGTTTGCTGGCTCGGTAGGGTCATTATCGGTTTTAGGGTTGCCGGATGATATAGTCCTCACACTGAGTGAATTTGCCGGCCAGGCTTATCGTATAAATCGCGCAGGGCAACTGCCTCTTATAGTTGATGCAGATCACGGTTATGGGAATGCGCTTAATGTTAAACGCACTGTGGAAGAGCTCGAAACGGCCGGAGTTGCCATGCTTACTATTGAGGATACAGAGCTTCCTAAAGCTTTTGGCACAGTAGGAACTACGAAACTAATTTCTGTTGAGGAGGGTGTCGGCAAAATGAGGGCTGCCTTAGAGGGAAGGCAAGATCCGTTGTTGGTCGTTGCAGGACGCTCTAGTGCTGCCGGTGTAAATGGCATTGAAGACGCGATCAAACGCACCAAGGCCTATGAGGAAGCGGGTGTTGATTGTATGTTTCTCGCTGGAATTGAGACGCGAAGCGAGGTAGAAGCCATTTCAGCGGAAGTAAGCATACCGCTTATGCTTGGCAGTACGCCAGACGAAATACGTGATCTAGAATTTTTGGGAAGTCAAAGAGTACGCTTTGCTCTTCAGGGCCATAAACCAATCATGGCATCCATTAAGGCGACCTTTGAGACACTTAAACAGCTTAGAAACGGTGTTGATCCAAAGGATTTAGATGGAGCGTCGGCTGAACTCTTAGCCAAATTTACTTGTGCAGACAATTTCAAGCGCTTGAAAAAAGAGTATCTCGGTTAG
- a CDS encoding malonic semialdehyde reductase, producing the protein MQSLDEGALNLLFYGARTARNWQKKEVAKEVLYKLHSLFVMGPTSNNAQPARVLYIKSKEAKSRLWPCLSKGNLEKSMAAPVTAIIGYDLKFYTKLDELSGLPGSGARFVKNPSTVEPFAFRNCSLQGGYFIIAARALGLDVGPMSGFDNLAVDSEFFAGTNIKSNFLCNIGFGDFTKTQPRPRRVSFEEISDVI; encoded by the coding sequence ATGCAAAGCCTGGATGAAGGTGCATTGAATTTATTATTTTACGGGGCCCGAACGGCCCGAAATTGGCAAAAAAAAGAGGTCGCCAAAGAGGTTTTATATAAACTGCACAGCCTTTTCGTAATGGGGCCAACCTCAAATAATGCACAACCGGCGCGAGTACTTTACATTAAAAGTAAAGAAGCCAAGTCTCGCCTCTGGCCTTGCCTCTCAAAAGGAAATTTGGAAAAAAGTATGGCTGCTCCTGTAACTGCAATTATCGGATATGACCTTAAATTTTATACCAAATTAGATGAACTATCAGGTTTACCGGGGAGCGGTGCCCGGTTTGTAAAAAATCCATCCACAGTGGAGCCTTTCGCATTTCGTAATTGTTCACTACAAGGAGGGTATTTCATCATAGCAGCTCGCGCCCTTGGTCTAGATGTGGGACCAATGTCAGGGTTTGATAACTTGGCGGTTGATAGTGAATTTTTTGCTGGAACAAACATTAAATCTAATTTTCTTTGTAACATTGGATTTGGGGATTTTACCAAAACCCAGCCTCGGCCGCGTCGAGTAAGTTTCGAGGAAATATCGGACGTCATTTGA